GGTGCGTGCGACGCGCGATACCGCGCTGGTGCAGCGCCGGCTGGGCGAGCTGCGCGCTGTTGCCGAGGGCAACGCCAACATGATGCCGGCGATCCTCGACTGCGTGCGAGCCTATGCAACCATCGGCGAGATGTGCGACGTGCTGCGCACGGTGTTTGGTGTGTACCAGGAGACAGTGGTGGTGTAACCGGCGCGGCAGGCATTGTCGGCTACGGCGCGCCGAGCAGCTCGCGATCCTGCGCCAGCAGATCATGGCGCGGCGGGCTGAATGTATCGATCACCAGCGTGTCTTCGTCGATCTCGGCTGCGTGCGGCGTGTTGCTGGCAATATACAGCGACTCGCCCGCGCCGAGCTCGTATGGGATGCCGGCGAGGATGAGACACAGCCGGCCGCGCAGCACATGGGTAACCTGCTCGTGCGGGTGGCTGTGCTCGGGCAGGCGGCTGCCCGCGTCGAGCTGAACGATCATTTGCATCATGGTATCGCCACTCACCAGCGTCTGGCGGCGAATGCCCGGCACCATAGTGATCCAGCCGGGCTGATCGCTCGATGGCATGATCTCGTCCTTTCTACCGCATGTTGCCAGGGCCAGCTGCAACCCTGGTTGCCCGGCAAACGTATCTTCAGTATGAGATAGCGGGAGCAACCGATGAACATCATAATGAGCATGCTGTCTGCGTTCGGACTCTCGACCGCAGCCGGACTGAATGCCTACCTGCCGCTACTGACGGTGGGGCTGCTGGCGCGCTACACTAATCTGATCCACCTGAGCGAGCCGTACACACTGCTGTCGAACCCGGTCGTGCTGCTGGTGATTGCCGTGCTGGCGCTGCTCGATTTCATCGGCGACAAGATTCCAGCCGTCGATCATGCTCTGCATAGCGCCGGCCTGCTGATCGCACCGGTCGCTGGCGCGATCCTGTTCATGTCGGCCAATAGCGGCGCCGGCAGCGTCAGCCCGATCCTGGCGGCGATCTGCGGGATTGTAGTGGCCGGTGCGACCCACAGCGCGCGGGCTGGTGTGCGGCCGCTGGCGACGTTCACGACCGCTGGGGTGGCCAACCCGGTGATTAGTTTCCTCGAGGATGTGACCTCGCTGATCCTATCGGTGCTGGCGATCCTGGTTCCGGTGCTGGCGGTTCTGCTGGTGCTGAGCTTCGCACTGCTCATGTTTATGCTGTATCGCCGGCTGCGCGGTCGCCGCGTCGCGCCGCAACAATCTGCATGAACGACCGGCTGTGCAGCTCGTCGAGCGTGATCCCGGCTGCCAGCGCCTCGGCCTCGGTTAGCGCGCCACAGGCTATGCCGCGCAGGAAGAAGTTCAGTAGCCCCTGGCCGGTCGCTGCATCGTCGAACAGATTGCCCACCAGCGTTGCCTGCGATGCGCGCGCGAGAAATGCGTGCAGCCGCTGCGCCGCGTCGCCGAGCTGCCCTAAGAAGAACGCGTACACGGCGGCGTAGCGCACCGGCAGCTGGGCCGGGTGCAGATCCCAGCTCTGATAGTAGCCGTGCTGCAGCGAGCGCGTGATGTTGTCATAATGAATTTTCCAGGCCTGCTGCACCACCGCGCGATTCTCGGCAAGCTGAAGCTCGCTCAGCGGTTGGCTGCTGCTGCTGCGGTGCGGGCCGATTGGCATGATCGTGGTGACGCTGTCGCTAATCGCGATGCCAGTGCCCGCGAGTGCGGCCTGGATCGCGGCGCGCGCAAAATCGGCGGCCGGGTGGTCGTGCGCCTGGTAGCGCGCGGTGATCGCACAGGCTGCGGTATAATCGTACGTGCCGAACGCAATTGACATAACGCGACCATCGCCTGCATCGACGAGCCGGCGCAGATTGCTCTCGCCGCGCTGATTGACGATCGCCTGGGGCGTTTCGATCATGAGGTCGATCGCGATTGTGCCGGCGGCAATGCCGCTGGCATGTTCGATCGTTGTGAGCAGCGTTGCCAGCGCGGCGACGTGCTCGGGCAGGCTTACTTTTGGCAGCGTCACGACAAAGTGTGGCGGCACAGCGCCGCCGCTGCGCGCCGCTAAGGCTGCCAGCACATGGTCGAGTGTGCGCGCCGCGCGTACGAACGACTCGTCGGCGAATGACTTGATCCGGATGCCGACGAACGGCGGCAGTGTCTGCTCGGCCAGCCCAAGCGCCAGCTGTTCGCCGACTGTGGTTGCGTGGGCGTCTTCCTCGGCATCGGCGCGGTAGCCGTAGCCATCCTCGAAATCGGCACGCTGATCCTCGACCGGCTCGCTGTGTAGCTTGGCGCGCACGCGCTCGTAGATCGTCTGGGCCAGCCGCGCGTCGCCCGGCAGCGCCAACGCCTCGGCGAAGGTCAATGGATCGGGCGCGTACGCATCCAGGCTCGCCAGCGCGATCTGGCCAAGCCTGTGCTGCCCGCCGGCTTTGAACAGGTGCGCGCCGCCATACACGCTATGCACCGGCCGGCGCTCGGGTGGGTCGCCGGGGTACAGTGTGGTGAAGCGCTGGTTGGCAGCAGCGACCTGCCGCTCGATCTCGGCGAGCCGTGCGGGGTCGAGCAGCAAGCTACGCATGAGGTACCTCGGGGCTGCTTATGCCTCGCCAGCCGGCTCCTCGGCGGGTTCGGGCGGGCTGATCGGGGGCGCTGGCTCGCTGGGTGGCGCGTCGGCCTGGTAGAGCGCGACGATCCGGGACAACGCCAGCGCTGCGAAGTCGCGCGCAATTGGTGTGAAGCCGCCCAGCAGTGGGAAGATCTGCACATTGCGCAACGGCACAAACTCGTCGGTGATGCGTTCGAGCGCCTCGGGCAGCGTCAGGTCGGGGCGCTTGTGCATGGTAGCGCGCACCACGAAGGCCTCGGTGAACAGCATAACCGTGATCGGCACCACCCCGCGCAGCTGCTCGTCGCGCGGATAATCGGCCGGCGGTGCGGCCTCGGCCAGCGTTGCGATCAGCAGCGCGTCGTTGCGATCAACCAGCAGGCTCGGCACCCGCTGCACCTGTTGGGCGCGCTCGAGTGGCGCGATCGACGCGTCGCGCAGCGGCAGGAAGCGGCGCTGCTCGCCATTCACCGCGTCGCTCACGCGCCGGTAGATCGCCAGATCGTAGGCCCCGGCGATGATCAGGCTGTTGGTGTAGATCTCGATCCGGTGTGTGTAGTATGGTTCGGTCATGGATCGCCTTTGTTCGCATAAGCATCCCAGCGGGATGGTTTTTTTGAAGCGCGGCTCTGCTCGATCGGGCCTGGGCAACCGGCCATTGCGGGGCTAATCGCCGAGCGTGAGCTTATAGCCAAAGCCGCGCACGGTCACAAGGTAGCGTGGATTGCCGGGGTCGTCCTCAATCCGCTGGCGCAGCCGGTAGACTAGCGCATCGATCGCGTTATAGTCGTACACCTCGTAGTCCCACACATTCTGCGCGATCTCGTCTTTGCTGATCACCTGGCCTTTGTGCGAGTACAGTAGCTCGAGCAGCTGGAATTCCTTGACGGTCAGCGGCGGTGTGAGCAGCTTGCCCTGGATGTAGACTTCTTTGGCGCGGCTGTCGATGCGCAGCCCTTCCTCGGCCGCGCGCACACGCTTGAGGATCTCGAGCGGCAGGGGGCCTTTTTGGGTCGCCTCAGGGTCGTTGAAGATGATCTCGGTGTCGGCCACCCACACGCGATCCTGGTTGCGCAGCGGGCGCGTACCATCGACCCGATCGCCGTTCAGGTAGGTGCCATTGGTGCTCTCGAGATCGCGCACGAGGTAACCGCTCTCGTCGTGTTCCAGGCGTGCATGCCGGCGCGATGCCAGCGGGTGATCGATAATAATATCG
The sequence above is drawn from the Candidatus Kouleothrix ribensis genome and encodes:
- a CDS encoding phosphoenolpyruvate kinase, with translation MRSLLLDPARLAEIERQVAAANQRFTTLYPGDPPERRPVHSVYGGAHLFKAGGQHRLGQIALASLDAYAPDPLTFAEALALPGDARLAQTIYERVRAKLHSEPVEDQRADFEDGYGYRADAEEDAHATTVGEQLALGLAEQTLPPFVGIRIKSFADESFVRAARTLDHVLAALAARSGGAVPPHFVVTLPKVSLPEHVAALATLLTTIEHASGIAAGTIAIDLMIETPQAIVNQRGESNLRRLVDAGDGRVMSIAFGTYDYTAACAITARYQAHDHPAADFARAAIQAALAGTGIAISDSVTTIMPIGPHRSSSSQPLSELQLAENRAVVQQAWKIHYDNITRSLQHGYYQSWDLHPAQLPVRYAAVYAFFLGQLGDAAQRLHAFLARASQATLVGNLFDDAATGQGLLNFFLRGIACGALTEAEALAAGITLDELHSRSFMQIVAARRGDRAAGDTA
- a CDS encoding DUF4126 domain-containing protein → MNIIMSMLSAFGLSTAAGLNAYLPLLTVGLLARYTNLIHLSEPYTLLSNPVVLLVIAVLALLDFIGDKIPAVDHALHSAGLLIAPVAGAILFMSANSGAGSVSPILAAICGIVVAGATHSARAGVRPLATFTTAGVANPVISFLEDVTSLILSVLAILVPVLAVLLVLSFALLMFMLYRRLRGRRVAPQQSA
- a CDS encoding cupin domain-containing protein; translation: MPSSDQPGWITMVPGIRRQTLVSGDTMMQMIVQLDAGSRLPEHSHPHEQVTHVLRGRLCLILAGIPYELGAGESLYIASNTPHAAEIDEDTLVIDTFSPPRHDLLAQDRELLGAP
- a CDS encoding winged helix-turn-helix domain-containing protein, coding for MQPNPAPLLVIRRQDADPTEIEWDKPILSLGRDSANDIIIDHPLASRRHARLEHDESGYLVRDLESTNGTYLNGDRVDGTRPLRNQDRVWVADTEIIFNDPEATQKGPLPLEILKRVRAAEEGLRIDSRAKEVYIQGKLLTPPLTVKEFQLLELLYSHKGQVISKDEIAQNVWDYEVYDYNAIDALVYRLRQRIEDDPGNPRYLVTVRGFGYKLTLGD